DNA sequence from the candidate division KSB1 bacterium genome:
CTTAAGTCATAAAGAATGAGCTATCCACAGATTTGAGTTATCCTTGTTTAAGATGGATTAATAAGATCTCGCATAACTAAAAACATCATAGATGTTTAATTATTGTAGAAATGAAGCTCCCTTATTTGAACATATCCTTCGGCTGACGGATACATAAAAAGGATACATATCATTTTGTAATATTCATCATCCTGACATAATATTTTATGTTTTAGACTGTGTTAGTCTGTGGCAAGAATAAGTACGGAATATTATGATGATCTTTTTTAGTATTCAAAAATTATTGTCCCCATTTTATAACCCGTTCGTCTTTTAACTGAATTGATTAAATATGAAATATGGCTCATCCGATTAATCAGGCAAAAGATCTCACCAAAAATAAAATAGAAACTGCCTTTTTAGCGAAAAAATTAGCCGAAATTGCCTAGTCAATCAATGCGTTTGGGATTTTTATTCATAATTTTCTTGATTATTAATAACCCTCTCATCAATTTCTTTACAATTGTTCAGGTTTAAACAAATTCCAATTCAACATAAAAAACAGAACTATGTTTAAAAATATTTTCAAGCGACGTGATTTTCTCAAAACAATGGGATTGGGCACAACTGCATTGGCATTTCCCGGCATCTTGTCAAGCAAGACTCAATCAACGATCCGGCCCAATATCATTTTTATGATGACAGACGACCACGCGTCTCATGCCATCAGCTGTTATGGCAGTGTGATCAATCAAACGCCCAATATCGATCGTCTTGCTAATGAAGGAATGCGCTTCAACAATTGTTTTTGCACCAACGCAATCTGTGCGCCCAGCCGCGCTGTCATCCTTACCGGCAAGTACAGCCATCTCAATGGCGTTTTGGATAACCGAACCGTCTTTGACGGCAGCCAGCAGACATTGCCAAAGTTGCTGCAGAAAGCCGGCTACCAAACCGCAATGATCGGAAAATGGCATTTAAGAAGCGATCCAACCGGTTTCGATTATTGGAATATACTGCCCGGCCAGGGTAATTACTATAATCCTGATTTCATCGAAATGGGGGAGAGAAGCCAGCATGAAGGTTATGTGACCGACCTGATCACAGATTTTACGATTCAGTGGCTCGAAAATCGCAATAAAGCTGTGCCTTTCTTTTTGATGTACCACCACAAAGCGCCGCATCGAAATTGGATGCCGGGACCTAAACATCTGACCCTGTATGACAATACGGAAATTCCGCAGCCAACAACTCTCTTTGACGATTACAAATCAAGAAGTCGAGCTGCCAAAGAGCAGGAGATGACCATCGACCACCACTTTTTTGAGGACTGGGATTTAAAACTAAACGATCCCAAACATGATAACGAACAAATTAAGCAATTGTGGCAAAATGCCAGAAGACGCATGACCGACGA
Encoded proteins:
- a CDS encoding sulfatase, with protein sequence MGLGTTALAFPGILSSKTQSTIRPNIIFMMTDDHASHAISCYGSVINQTPNIDRLANEGMRFNNCFCTNAICAPSRAVILTGKYSHLNGVLDNRTVFDGSQQTLPKLLQKAGYQTAMIGKWHLRSDPTGFDYWNILPGQGNYYNPDFIEMGERSQHEGYVTDLITDFTIQWLENRNKAVPFFLMYHHKAPHRNWMPGPKHLTLYDNTEIPQPTTLFDDYKSRSRAAKEQEMTIDHHFFEDWDLKLNDPKHDNEQIKQLWQNARRRMTDEQRKAWDQAYEPKNKKFRALNLSGKELVGWKYQRYIKDYLRTIASVDDNIGRLLNHLDATGLAENSIVVYTSDQGFFLGDHGWYDKRFMYEESLGMPFLVRYPKEIAPGSVNEDLVLNLDFAPTFLDFAGGEIPGDMQGESLRKNLQEQTIEHWRTAIYYHYYEFPASHMVKKHYGIRTKKFKLIRFYDDIDAWELYDLENDPKELNNLYGEPGFADIIAELKSEIIHLQKKYGDPVESG